TAATCAGGCCCTGCCTAGCCCCGATCGCTACAGCTTCGGTGCGGTTCGAAACATGCAGCTTACTGAACAGGGAACTGATGTGGAACTTGACCGTATGTTCTGAGATTTGCAGTTGTTTGGCGATCGTTTTATTGCCCAGCCCGATCGCCAGCATTTCCAGAACTTCAACCTCCCGGGAGGTCAGGTTTTGATGGGCTGCAGGGGGGGGGAGTTGGGATGGGCTGCGGGCTATAGG
This genomic stretch from Leptolyngbya sp. 'hensonii' harbors:
- a CDS encoding response regulator transcription factor: PIARSPSQLPPPAAHQNLTSREVEVLEMLAIGLGNKTIAKQLQISEHTVKFHISSLFSKLHVSNRTEAVAIGARQGLIML